From Cryobacterium sp. GrIS_2_6:
TCCTGGAGCACGAGTCCCACGTCCCTGCCGCGCCTCCGCCGCCAGGCGTTCTCGGTCAGACCGAGCACGGATGTCCCGCCGAGGCTCAGCTCGTCGGCGTGCAGCCACGATCCGGTCCCGGCCAGGCCGAGCAGGCTGCGCGCCGTGAGGCTCTTCCCCGAACCGGATTCGCCGACGATCGCGAGGCATTTCCCGGGAGCGACCTCAAAGGACACGTCGTCGACGAGGGGATCCCGTCCGGGTGTGCTTCCGAAACCGACGCTCAGCCCGCGGACCAGCAGGGCCGGCGCGCCGGCCGCAGCGGCGGCATCCGCCCGCGCCCCCGTCACGCGTGCCTCAGCCGTCGTTCGATCGCGCGCCCGAGGACGGTCGCGGAGATCGCGGTGAGCACGACGAAGAGTCCGGGGAAGAAACTCATCCAGGCGGCGGTGCTCAGGTAGGTGCGCCCGGCCGAGAGCATCGCGCCCCATTCCGCGGCGGGCGGTTTGGCGCCGAGGCCGAGGTAGCTGAGCGCCGCCGCCCAGATGATGGCCTGGCCGATGCCCAGGGTGCCGAGCACGAGGAGCGGCGCGAGCGTGTTCGGGAGGATGTGCCGCACGAGGATCCGGGTGCGGCTGCGACCGAGAACGGTCGCGGCCTCGACGAAGGCAGAGGAGCGCACGGAAACGAGCTGGGCGCGGATGATGCGGGCGTAGCCGGGCGCGGTCGCGAGACCAACGGCGAGGGTCGCCGTCGCCGGGCCCGGCCCGAAGATCATGATGAACAGCAGGGCGAGCAACAGGCCGGGGAACGCGAACATGACCTCGAGCAGGCGGTTCACGGTGAAGTCCACGATCGAACCGAGCATGCCGGCGATCACCCCGAGCACGGCCCCGAGGCCGAGGCCGATCAGGGTCGCGGCCACGCCGATCTGGAGCGAGCCCCCGGTGCCGTGGCTGACCCGGGTGTAGACGTCGCGCCCGGATTCGTCCGTACCGAACCAGTGCGCCGACGAGGGGGCCTGGAACGCCGAGCGCGGGTCGATCGCGAGCGGGTCGCCTGGCGCCACGAGGCCGGGGGAGAAGGCGGCGACGAGCAGGAACAGCACAAAACCGGCGGCGAGGACCTCGGTGAGGCCGACCCGACCGCCGAACCGCGTGCCGAACCGCGTGCCGAAACCCCTTCCCGTCGGGCGCCGCGCCGCAGCCCCGGCGAGGCCGGCCTGGATCTCGAGGTCGCTCATGCGCGCCTCAGCCTCGGGTCGGCGATCCGCTGGGCGACATCGGTCAGAAGGGTCATCACGATGTATGCGGCGGCGACGACCAGCACGACGCCGATCACGACCGGCACGTCCCGCACCGTGACGGCGTTCAGCAAGGTGCGGCCGAGTCCCGGCCTGGCGAAGATCGTCTCGACGACGACGGCCCCGCTGATCAGCGACCCGAACGCCCAGCCGGAGAGGCTGATCCCGGGCAGGCTCGCGTGCCGCAGCACGTGCACCCGGCGGATGCCGCCCTCACTTTCCCCCCTGGCCCGCGCGGAGACGACGAACGGGGCTTCGAGCGCCGTCAGCATCGACTCCCGCATGACCTGGCCGAGGAAACCGGCGAGCGGGATGGCGAGGGTCAGCACGGGCAGCACGAGTCCGGCAGGGCCTGGGGTGCTGACCGGCGGCAGCACGCCGAGCCAGCTGCTGAACACCACGATGAGCGCGCTCGCGAGCCAGAAGTGCGGCAGGGCGGCCGCGCCGATCTCGAGGCCGGAACCGAGCATCCGCTCCCAGCGGCCTGCGCGGGTGGAGAGCAGGGCGAGGCCGATCGCGAACAGCCACGCGAGCAGCAGGGAGAGCGCGGCGAGAAGCAGGGTGCCGCCGAGCTGCCCGAGCAGGAGCGGCGCGACGGGGACGCGGAGCGCGTACGAACGGCCGAGGTCGCCCGTGACGAGGCGGCCGAGCTCGGCGACGTACTGCACGGGGAGCGGCTGGTCGAGGCCGTACTGGGCGCGCACCGCCGCGAGCGCCTCCGGCGAGGTCTGCGATCCCGGTCCGCCGAGCACGGCCTCCGCCGGGTCGCCGGGGACGAGCCGCATCGCGAAGAACGTGACGGTCGCGACGAGCCAGAGCACGAGGACGGCCCCGCCGAGCCGGGCCGTCGCTCGCAGCAGGGCTCGATGCGGCAGGGCGCGCCGCAATACGGCCGGCCGGGAGCGGCCGGCCGGGAGGGCTCCGGTTACCGGTTCAGCCACGCGTCGTAGAACGTGGGCGTCGAGACCGTCGGCATCGCCCGGGTGCCCGAGACGACGGAAGAGAGCAGGTAGTGGTTCTGCTGGTCGTACAGCGGCAGCACGTAGAAGCCCTCGAGGACACGGTTCTGGGCCTGCGCGTACAGTGCGGCGCGCTTGGGTGCATCCGCCGTCTGGGAGGCCTCGGTCAGCCAGGCGTCGACCTCGGGGTCGTTGACCTGGGCGTGGTTGGCGAAGTACCCGCTCGGCGCCGGAACGATGCCGGCCGAGTCGAAGAGGGTGCGGAGCACGTCTGGGCCGACCTTCGTGTACGGCGCGCTCACCGCGTCGTATTCGTTCGAACCGAGGGCGGTGTACCAGGCCGACAGGTCGAGCGGCGAGAGCAGCACGTCGAAGCCCACGGCCTTCGCGGTCGCCTGCAGCTGCTCGAACAGGGACTGCTCCGCCGGGATCGACTGGTTGCTGCTCACCGGGAAGACGATGGACAGGCGCACGCCGCCCTTCGTGCGGTACCCGTCGGAGTCCCGACCGGTCCAGCCGGCCTCGTCGAGGAGAGTGGCGGCGGCCGCAGGGTCGTAGCCGAACAGGTCCGGCCGGGACACCCCGAGCGGCTCGATGCTCGAGAGCGCCGAGAACGAGCGGGTCGCCGTGCCCTGGAACAGGCTCGAAACCGCGGAGTCGACGTCGGAGGCACGGATGAAGGCCTCGCGCACGAGCGGGTCGTTGAACGGGGCCCTGCCCGAGTTCAGCTCGATCCGGTTGGATGCGCCAGGCCGGGGCGCGTCGAGGTGGCGGATGGTACTGCTCTTCCCTGCCTGCACGATGGTGTCCGGCTGGGCGTTGTCGATCACGTCGACGGCGCCGGACTGCAGGGCGGCGTAGCGGGAGGCCGAGTCGGGGATGAACCGCCAGACGATGGAGTCGAGGTAGGCGGGCCCGGTGTGGGCGGCGTCGGCCGGCGGGGAGGTGTACGCGTCGTTCCTGACCAGGGTGATCGCGTCCTGCTTGACCCAGGAGGCGACTGTGAACGGACCCGTCCCGACCGGGGCCGCGCAGTTCTCGTCCTGACTGCGGGCGAGCGCCGTCGGCGACTCCATCGCGAGCCACGGCTGGCTGAGCGACTCGAGCAGGGCGCTGTCGGGTTCACTGAGGGCCAGGCGCACGACGGTGGGGGAGACGACGGATGTCGA
This genomic window contains:
- a CDS encoding ABC transporter permease; protein product: MSDLEIQAGLAGAAARRPTGRGFGTRFGTRFGGRVGLTEVLAAGFVLFLLVAAFSPGLVAPGDPLAIDPRSAFQAPSSAHWFGTDESGRDVYTRVSHGTGGSLQIGVAATLIGLGLGAVLGVIAGMLGSIVDFTVNRLLEVMFAFPGLLLALLFIMIFGPGPATATLAVGLATAPGYARIIRAQLVSVRSSAFVEAATVLGRSRTRILVRHILPNTLAPLLVLGTLGIGQAIIWAAALSYLGLGAKPPAAEWGAMLSAGRTYLSTAAWMSFFPGLFVVLTAISATVLGRAIERRLRHA
- a CDS encoding ABC transporter substrate-binding protein, producing the protein MPPLVHHSHVPRSLAVVSAIALLLTGCSASPKATENTAPVSGGTLNYASGDAEPTCLDPHVGGNYPQALVGTQFLESLVSRDRAGTIIPWLASSWSQSADGLAWDFTLREHVTFTDGTPFDAAAVQANIAHVQDPKTGSSTGYLAVRKVVSTSVVSPTVVRLALSEPDSALLESLSQPWLAMESPTALARSQDENCAAPVGTGPFTVASWVKQDAITLVRNDAYTSPPADAAHTGPAYLDSIVWRFIPDSASRYAALQSGAVDVIDNAQPDTIVQAGKSSTIRHLDAPRPGASNRIELNSGRAPFNDPLVREAFIRASDVDSAVSSLFQGTATRSFSALSSIEPLGVSRPDLFGYDPAAAATLLDEAGWTGRDSDGYRTKGGVRLSIVFPVSSNQSIPAEQSLFEQLQATAKAVGFDVLLSPLDLSAWYTALGSNEYDAVSAPYTKVGPDVLRTLFDSAGIVPAPSGYFANHAQVNDPEVDAWLTEASQTADAPKRAALYAQAQNRVLEGFYVLPLYDQQNHYLLSSVVSGTRAMPTVSTPTFYDAWLNR
- a CDS encoding ABC transporter permease codes for the protein MRRALPHRALLRATARLGGAVLVLWLVATVTFFAMRLVPGDPAEAVLGGPGSQTSPEALAAVRAQYGLDQPLPVQYVAELGRLVTGDLGRSYALRVPVAPLLLGQLGGTLLLAALSLLLAWLFAIGLALLSTRAGRWERMLGSGLEIGAAALPHFWLASALIVVFSSWLGVLPPVSTPGPAGLVLPVLTLAIPLAGFLGQVMRESMLTALEAPFVVSARARGESEGGIRRVHVLRHASLPGISLSGWAFGSLISGAVVVETIFARPGLGRTLLNAVTVRDVPVVIGVVLVVAAAYIVMTLLTDVAQRIADPRLRRA